One stretch of Glycine soja cultivar W05 chromosome 7, ASM419377v2, whole genome shotgun sequence DNA includes these proteins:
- the LOC114420374 gene encoding uncharacterized protein LOC114420374, which produces MLNGTNFNVWKEAVEIFLGYMDLDLPLRTERPISTPETSNEVKIERWNRSNRMCLMIMKHSIPEAFRGSISEGQSAKKFLEEIEEYFAKNEKAETSNLLAKLISMKYKGKGNIREYIMEMSNLASKLKSLKLELGEDLLVHLGFDLASCTLWAIQSEL; this is translated from the coding sequence ATGCTGAATGGGACAAATTTTAATGTCTGGAAGGAAGCCGTCGAAATTTTTCTTGGCTATATGGATTTGGACTTGCCATTGAGGACGGAACGACCCATTTCCACTCCGGAAACCTCTAATGAGGTAAAAATTGAAAGGTGGAATCGGTCCAACCGAATGTGCCTTATGATCATGAAGCACTCTATTCCAGAGGCGTTTCGGGGCTCTATTTCTGAGGGTCAAAGTGCAAAGAAATTCCTTGAGGAAATTGAGGAATACTTTGCCAAAAATGAAAAGGCGGAGACAAGTAACCTTTTGGCCAAACTCATCTCCATGAAGTATAAAGGGAAAGGAAATATAAGGGAGTACATTATGGAGATGTCCAATCTCGCATCAAAACTCAAGTCACTTAAGTTAGAGCTTGGTGAAGACCTGCTCGTGCACTTGGGTTTTGATCTCGCTTCCTGCACactttgggcaattcaaagtgaGCTATAA